A single window of Gossypium arboreum isolate Shixiya-1 chromosome 13, ASM2569848v2, whole genome shotgun sequence DNA harbors:
- the LOC108465353 gene encoding acetyl-coenzyme A carboxylase carboxyl transferase subunit alpha, chloroplastic-like → MASISYSPAAFDGTSASDLLRSSSSGVTGIPLKTLGKVRFVVKRRDVIVAAKMRKMKKHEYPWPADPHPNVKGGVLTHLSHFKPLKEKQKPVTLDFEKPLVDLEKKIVDVRKMANETGLDFGDQIISLENKYQQALKELYLHITPIQRVNIARHPNRPTFLDHVFNMTDKFVELHGDRAVYDDPAIVTGIGTIDGRRYMFIGQQKGRNTKENIQRNFGMPTPHGYRKALRMMYYADHHGFPIVTFIDTPGAYADLKSEELGQGEAIAHNLRTMFGLKVPIVSIVIGEGGSGGALAIGCANKLLMLENAVFYVASPEACAAILWKTAKASPKAAEKLRITAPELCKLQICDGIIPEPPGGAHAGATWTSQQIKAAINETMDELTTIDTEELLKHRMHKFRKLGGFQEGVPIDPKKEVNMKKKEQTVPRSSKAELEGEIEKLKQQILKAKESSTKPLEVALKNMIEKLKEEAYHEYSEAIRAMGLKDRLEMLREEVSKVNSKDRLMNPVLMDKIEKLKHELNQSLSAAPNYTILKYKLDMLKEVSTAKSLSKAATMKQEVNKKFSEIMGRHEIKDKLEALEAEVQSSGSSSFIDLDEGVKDKILKLKSKIELEMISALESLSLEVEVVKSNANPTSLSVFKNKVDNLNEEINKTIEEVVNSSELKNMMELLKLEKAKAEAEDVESESNIEALQQQIKQRISEAISSSELKGKHQELKAEISEAIQSSGGANGSLQKETKHAEPMLEMNFA, encoded by the exons atggcTTCGATATCGTATTCTCCAGCTGCCTTTGATGGAACTTCAGCTTCCGATCTTCTTCGGAGCTCCTCTAGCGGCGTGACTGGCATCCCTCTTAAAACCTTGGGGAAGGTACGATTTGTGGTGAAAAGGAGGGATGTAATTGTAGCTGCAAAGATGAGGAAAATGAAGAAACATGAATACCCATGGCCTGCAGATCCGCATCCAAATGTGAAAGGCGGAGTCCTCACTCATCTCTCTCATTTCAAACCactgaaagaaaaacaaaagcctGTTACTTTGGATTTTGAGAAGCCACTTGTTGATTTAGAGAAGAAGATTGTTGAC GTGAGGAAGATGGCAAATGAAACCGGTTTGGATTTCGGTGATCAGATTATTTCTTTGGAGAATAAATATCAACAG GCTCTAAAGGAATTATACCTGCATATTACCCCTATACAACGCGTGAACATTGCCAGACACCCTAATAGACCTACATTCCTTGATCATGTATTTAACATGACTGATAAG TTTGTGGAACTTCATGGAGACCGAGCAGTGTATGACGATCCAGCTATCGTTACTGGTATAGGAACCATAGATGGTAGGAGGTACATGTTTATTGGTCAACAAAAGGGTAGAAATACTAAAGAGAATATTCAGCGTAACTTTGGAATGCCAACACCCCATGG TTACAGGAAGGCTTTACGCATGATGTATTATGCAGATCACCACGGGTTCCCTATAGTTACTTTTATTGACACTCCTGGGGCCTATGCAGACCTTAAGTCTGAGGAGTTGGGTCAA GGTGAAGCTATTGCCCATAATTTGAGGACAATGTTTGGTCTAAAGGTCCCAATTGTTTCTATTGTTATTGGGGAAGGTGGCTCTGGTGGTGCCTTGGCCATTGGCTGTGCTAACAAGTTGTTAATGCTGGAAAATGCAGTCTTTTATGTTGCCAG TCCTGAAGCATGCGCTGCAATTTTGTGGAAGACTGCGAAAGCTTCTCCGAAG GCAGCTGAGAAGCTGAGGATCACTGCCCCAGAATTATGCAAGCTGCAAATTTGTGATGGAATCATTCCT GAACCACCGGGTGGGGCCCATGCTGGTGCAACTTGGACTTCACAACAAATAAAAGCTGCAATCAATGAAACAATGGAC GAGCTCACGACGATAGACACAGAAGAGCTACTAAAGCATCGCATGCATAAGTTCAGGAAGCTGGGTGGGTTCCAAGAGGGTGTCCCAATAGATCCCAAGAAGGAGGTcaatatgaaaaagaaagaacaaactGTACCTAGGTCCTCAAAAGCAGAGCTGGagggtgagattgaaaaattgaAACAGCAAATCTTGAAAGCCAAGGAATCATCTACCAAGCCTCTTGAGGTGGCTTTGAAGAACATGATTGAAAAATTGAAGGAGGAGGCTTATCACGAATACTCTGAGGCCATCAGAGCCATGGGCTTGAAGGACAGACTTGAGATGCTGAGAGAAGAAGTTTCAAAAGTAAATTCTAAGGACAGACTAATGAATCCTGTTCTGATGGACAAGATTGAGAAGCTTAAGCATGAGCTGAACCAGAGTCTATCAGCGGCTCCAAATTACACAATCCTCAAATATAAACTTGACATGTTGAAGGAGGTTTCTACAGCCAAGAGTCTCTCCAAGGCTGCTACAATGAAGCAGGAAGTTAATAAGAAATTCAGTGAAATCATGGGTCGGCATGAGATAAAGGACAAGCTTGAAGCATTAGAAGCTGAGGTTCAAAGTTCTGGTTCATCAAGCTTTATTGATTTAGATGAAGGGGTGAAGGACAAAATACTGAAGTTGAAGAGCAAGATAGAATTGGAAATGATTAGTGCTCTGGAGTCTTTGAGTTTGGAGGTTGAGGTTGTAAAATCTAATGCAAACCCAACCTCACTCTCAGTCTTCAAAAATAAGGTGGATAATTTGAATGAAGAAATTAACAAGACAATTGAAGAAGTTGTGAATTCATCGGAGTTGAAAAATATGATGGAGTTGTTGAAGCTGGAGAAGGCAAAGGCAGAGGCAGAGGATGTTGAGTCGGAAAGTAATATTGAGGCTCTACAGCAACAGATTAAGCAAAGAATTTCAGAAGCTATCAGCTCCTCAGAATTGAAGGGGAAGCACCAAGAGTTGAAGGCAGAAATTTCTGAAGCAATACAATCATCTGGTGGAGCTAATGGAAGTTTGCAAAAGGAAACCAAGCATGCGGAACCTATGCTCGAGATGAATTTTGCTTA